In Sphingomonas oryzagri, the genomic stretch CCTGCGCAACCTGTGGGATATCGACCGCCTGATCCGCGAGTTCGATAGGGAGGGTTTCTGGGAGCGTCTGCGCGAGCGTGCGCAGCGTCATGATCTGCTTTCCGCCGTTTCGCGCGCCGTGCGTCTGACGCGCGATTTGTACGGTACGCCGGTGCCGGACGATTGGAGACACGGACTCGCCGACCGCCTCTACATCCGCCGCCTGCTCGCCCGCGACGGCTGGGGGCGACAGGGCTCCCCCCTCACGCGGCTCGCCTTCTACATCCGCTCGCACTGGATGCGGATGCCGCCGGCGATGCTCGCCCAGCACCTGTGGACCAAGGCGACGAAGAAGCCCGCCTAGAGCGTCGCCAGCGCCGGGATCAGCTCGTTCCAGTGATCGATCAGCCGGTCGGCGCCCAGTTCCTCGGGCGGCCGATCGTGGAAACCGAAGCTGAGCGCCACGCAGGGGATGCCCGCCGCCTTCGCCGTATCCGTATCGGTGATCGAATCGCCGATGAACGCGGCCGGGCCTTCGCCGCCCGATCGCTCGATCGCGGCGAAGAGCGGGGCGGGATCGGGCTTGCGCACCTCCAGGGTGTCGCCGCCCACCACGGCGGCGAAGCGGCTTTCCCAGCCCATCGCCTTCAGGAATTGGTGGGTCAGCCCTTCGAGCTTGTTGGTGCAGATCGCGATCGTCACGCCGTCCGCCTCCAGCGCCGCCAGCGTCTCCTCGACGCCCTCGAAGGGCTTCGAGTGATCGGCGATGTGCGCCTCGTAATAGGCGATGAACAGCGGGAAGCCCTGCTCGACGAGTTCTTCGGACACTTCGCCGGTCGCTGCCAGCCCCTTGCGCAGCAGCGCGCGCGCGCCGTGGCCGACCATGTGGCGCACATCTTCCGCCGGGATGGGATCGCGCCCCATCTCCGTCATCGCGTGGTTGAGCGCAGCGGTGAGGTCCGGCGCGGTATCAGCGAGGGTGCCGTCGAGATCGAAGACGACGGTGCGGAAGCGATGCGTGGCCATGATGGCACCGCATGGCGAAGGCGGCTGGAAACGGCAAGCGCGACATGGCATCTCCCCCGCCATGACCGAGCTTACCGCCCCCGCACCGTTCGCCGCTATCGTCCTCGCCGCCGGCAAGGGCACCCGCATGAAGTCCGACACGCACAAGGTGCTGCACCCGATCGCGGGGCGCCCGATGCTGTCGCACCTGCTGGCGAGCGTCGAGACGCTGGGGCCGGTCGCCGAGGTGATCGTGGTCGGCCACGGGCGCGAGCAGATCGAGAAGGCGGTCGAGGCGCGCGGCGCCCGCGTCGCGACGCAGGAGCCGCAACTCGGCACCGGCCACGCCGTCCAGCAGGCCGAGGACGCGCTCGAGGGGTTCGAGGGCGACATCCTCATCCTCTACGGCGACGTGCCGATGGTGCCGGCCGAGACGATGGCGCGGATGCTGGAGCGACTGCACGCCGACGATGCGCCGGCGGTGGTGGTGCTGGGTTTCCGCCCGCCCGTGCCGGGCGCCTATGGCCGGGTGATCGCCGACGAGAACGGTGCCATCGCCAAGATGGTCGAGGCCAAGGATGCCTCGCCTGAGGAATATGCGGTGACGCTCTGCAACTCCGGCCTGATGGCGGTGCGCGCCGCCGATCTCTGGCCGCTGCTGGCGCGGGTCGGCAACGATAACGCGGCGGGCGAATATTATCTCGTCGACATCGTCAATCTGGCGCAGGCGGATGGCCGCAAGTCGGCAGTGATCGAGACCGAGGCGTGGGAGGTGGCGGGCGTCAACAGCCGCGCCGAGCTGGCCGGGGTCGAGGCCGAATGGCAGCAGCGCCGCCGGGTGCAGGCGATGGCGGACGGCGTGACACTGATCGCACCGGAAACCGTCTGGTTCGCCTACGACACGGTGGTCGGCCGCGACGTGACCATTGAGCAGAACGTCGTCTTCGCGCCGGGCGTGAAGGTGGCGGACGGCGCCGTGATCCGTGCTTTCAGCCATCTGGAGAAGGCCGAGATCGGCGCCGGCGCGCTGATCGGCCCCTATGCCCGCCTCCGGCCCGGCGCGCGGATCGGTGCGAAGGCGCATATCGGCAATTTCGTCGAGGTGAAGAACGTGACCGTCGGCGAGGGCGCCAAGGCCAATCACCTCGCCTATCTGGGCGATGGCGAGGTCGGCGCGGGGGCGAATATCGGCGCCGGCACGATCTTCTGCAATTATGACGGCTTCCTCAAATACCGGACGATCGTCGGCGAGGGCGCCTTCGTCGGATCGAACAGCGCGCTGGTCGCGCCGGTGACGATCGGCAAGGGCGCGATTGTCGCGGCCGGCTCGGTCGTGACCAGGGATGTGGCACCCGACGCGCTCGCTCTCGTCCGCCCCGTGCAGGAGGAGAAGCCCGGCTGGGCCACCCGTTTCCGGGCGCGCATGAGCGAGCGCAAGAAGGCGGGTGTCTGACCGATGCCGATTGTGTGCGGTGCAATGGATCCTGCCCGTTCCGCACCGCCCGCAACACTATCTTACGGAACCTTGCCGTTCCGATTTGCCAATGAGTTGAATATTGTAAGAGAGTGTTTCCCGCCTGCTCTCGCGGGTTGATCTTATGCTGCGATGCACACAGTTCTCCGTCCCGAAGCGATGGAGACGTTCATGCATCAGGATCATCTGTACGGTCATGACGAGCCGCTGAGCTGGCGCGATATCGAAGCCTTGCCCTTCTATCTTGCGGCGGCGTTGCTGGCCTTCTTCCTGGTCCACGGGCTGATGGACGAGGGGCTGGCGCTGCGCCTCGGCGCGCTGAAGGGCATGGCGATCGTTGGGATGCTGGGGCTGTATCACGTCTGGTCGGACATGGCCGCCGAATGATCGTCAGCCGCACCCCGCGTATCCGCCAGACCCTCTTTCGGGCGTGGCGGGTGCTGGCCGCGCTGTTCCTGTGGGACGTCGCGGTCACCGTCTTCTACTTCCTCTCGCCGTTCGAGGCGCCGGCGCTGCCGCTCGCTCTGTTCGGCACGGTGATGGCGCTGTTCCTCGGCTTCCGCGACAATTCCGCCTATCAGCGCTGGTGGGAGGGACGCGTGCTGTGGGGGGCGATGATCAACGCCTCGCGCAGCCTGACGCGCGGGGTTCTCGCCTTCCTGCCGGACGACGATCCGTCCGCCTTTACGCTCAAACACATCATCGTGCGCCGCCAGATCGCCTTCGTGCAGGTGCTGCGCTGCCAGCTGCGCCGCCAGAATCCGGCGGCCGAGGCGGTACGCGTGCTGGGCGAGGCCGCCGCGGCGTTGGTGCTCGATCGCGCCAACGTCGCCAACGCGATCCACGACGGCACCAGCAAGCTGATCGCGGAAGCCAGGCGCGAGGGGATGATCGACAGCATCCAGCAGACCCAGCTGGAAAGCGTGATGGTCGACATCTCCAATGCGCAGGGTGGCATGGAGCGGCTGAAGAACACGCCGCTGCCCGCGCAGTATCGCAGCTATCCCGCCTTCTTCACGCGATTGTTCTGCGTGTTGCTGCCGATCGGGCTGGTCGAGGCGCTGGGGATGGCGACGCCGATCGGGTCGTCGCTGGTCGGTCTCGCCTTCCTGGTCGCGCTGCAGATCGGCGACGATCTGGTCGATCCCTTCGCCGACTCGGTCCACGACGTGCCGCTCACCGCGATGACGCGCACGATCGAGATCGACCTGCTGCAGTCGCTCGGCAAGGAAGCGCCGAAGCCCGTAACGCCGGCCAACGGCGTGCTGTGGTAGCACCTGTCCAATTCGTCATCCGCGCGTTAGGGGAGCCGATAGTGGTCCCTTGTTAGGGGCGGCGATCCCGAGCAGGCGGAGGCGAGTGGCATGTGCGGAATCATCGGAATTCTGGGAACTGAAGCGGTGGCGCCGCGGCTTCTGGCGGGCCTGCGCCGGCTCGAATATCGCGGCTATGACTCGGCCGGCATCGCCACCGATCATGACGGCGTGATCGATCGCCGCCGCGCCGCCGGCAAGCTCGACAATCTGGCAAGGGTGCTCGACGAGCAGCCGCTGCCCGGCACCACCGGCATCGCCCACACACGCTGGGCGACCCACGGCGCGCCGACCGAGGACAACGCCCATCCGCACGCCACCGAGGAGGTGGCGGTCGTCCACAACGGCATCATCGAGAACTTCAAGAGCCTGCGCGACGAACTGATCGGGCGCGGCCGGGTGTTCAAGTCGCAGACCGATACCGAGGTGGTCTGCCATCTCGTCTCCGAGCAGGTGGAGAACGGGCTCGATCCGGTCGAGGCGGTGCGGGTCACCCTGAAGCGCCTGCATGGCGCGTTTGCGCTCGCCATCCTGTTCCGCTCCAACCCCGATCTGCTGATCGGCGCGCGGCTGGGATCGCCCCTGGTCGTCGGTTTCGGCGAGACCGAGAGCTATCTGGGGTCGGACGCGCTGGCGCTGGCGCCGCTCACCCAGCGCATCTGTTATCTGGAGGAGGGCGACTGGTGCGTCCTCACCCGCGACGGCACCGTCGTCTACGATCGCGACGACAAGGAGGTGACGCGCCCCATCGTGATCTCGGGTGCCAACGACGTCACCATCTCCAAGGGCAATCATCGTCACTTCATGCTCAAGGAGATTTACGAGCAGCCGATCGTGGTGGCGCAGACGCTGCGCTCCTACCTCCGGCGGCTCGACGGCGAGCTGGCGATGCCGGCGCAGGATTTCGATCTCGCCTCGGTGAAGCGCGTCACCATCGTGGCCTGCGGCACCTCTTATTACGCCGGCTGCGTCGCCAAATACTGGTTCGAGCAGTTCGCCCGCGTGCCCGTCGACATCGATGTGGCGAGCGAGTTCCGCTATCGCGAACCGGTGATGGAGGAGGGCGGCCTCGCGCTCTTCATCTCGCAGTCGGGCGAGACGGCGGACACGCTGGCCGCGCTGCGCCATGCCCGCGCCTCGGGACAAAAGATCGCGGTGGTGGTCAACGTGCCGACCTCGACGATGGCGCGCGAGGCCGACCTGCTGCTGCCGACCCACGCCGGGCCGGAGATCGGCGTCGCCTCGACCAAGGCCTTCACCTGCCAGCTGGCGGTGCTGGCGGCCTTTGCGGCCAATCTGGCGCGCGCCAAGGGCCGCCTCAGCCGCGACGAGGAGAAGGCGCTGGTCCGCCACCTCTCCGAAACGCCGGCCGCGCTCAACGGCGCGCTCGCTTATGACGAGGCGATCGAACAGGTCGCGCAGGGCATCGCCAAGGCGCGCGACGTGCTCTACCTCGGGCGCGGGCCGGATTATCCGCTGGCGCTGGAAGGCGCGCTGAAGCTCAAGGAAATCAGCTACATCCATGCGGAGGGCTACGCCGCCGGCGAGATGAAGCACGGCCCGATCGCGCTGATCGACGAGAATGTGCCGGTGATCGTTCTCGCGCCCTCCGGCCCGCTGTTCGAGAAGACCGTCTCCAACATGCAGGAGGTGCAGGCGCGCGGCGGGCAGGTGGTGCTGATCTCCGACTATGACGGCATCCAGCAGGCCGGCGAGGGCTGCATCGCCACGATCACCATGCCCAAGGTCCATCCGCTGATCGCGCCGCTCGTCTACGCGATCCCGGTACAGCTGCTGGCCTATCACGTCGCAGTGGCCAAGGGCACCGACGTCGACCAGCCGCGCAACCTCGCGAAGAGCGTGACGGTCGAATAGCCCGAACGCGCATCTCTCTTCGTCATTGCGAGCGTAGCGAAGCAATCCAGGCCAGCGCGATCCGGCTCTGGATTGCTTCGCTACGCTCGCAATGACGATCGATAAGCAGCGTCCTACCGGTTGTCGAACGCAGCCCTTGCCGCTTCGACCCGCGTGAGATTGTCCTCCGCCCAGATCCACACGCCGCAGAAGGCCGCGCCGAGGCTCTGGCCGAGATCCGTCAGCCGATAATCGACGCGCGGCGGGATCACCGGATGGACGGTGCGCGTCACCATGCCGTCGCGCTCCATCTGGCGCAGCGTCTGGGTCAGCATCTTCTGGCTGATGCCCGGCACCTGGCGGCCAAGCTGGGTGAAACGCAACTCCTCATGCTCGGTGAGCGCTTCAAGGATGATCATCGTCCATTTGTCGGCGACGCGGCCGATCAGGTCGTTGACCAGCGCCTCGACGCGCGGATCGCATTCGGCCGGCGGGGTGTTCTCCGCGATGCGGCGGGCGCGGCGGATGGTCGCATCGTCGAAGGGCAGGCTCGACATGGGTCACTCTCTTTCGGGTAAGTATAAATCTTTCAGGTGCCTTCTTTCGGGTAGAAACTAACGGGCTACATCGGCGCCATCAACTCTGGACGGAGACATTCCCATGAAGAGTCAAGGCAACACGATCCTCATCACCGGCGGCGGATCGGGTATCGGCGAGGCGCTGGCGCACCGTTTCCATGATGCCGGCAACACCGTGATCGTCGCCGGGCGTCGGCAGGACGCGCTCGACAAGGCGATCGCGGGGCGCGCCAACATGCACGCGCTGACGCTGGACGTCGAAAGCGCGGAGGGCGTGGCGGATTTCGCGAAGCGGCTACTGGCGGCGCATCCCGCGCTCAACGTGGTGGTGAACAACGCCGGGATCATGCGCTTCGAGGATGTCACGAAGTCGCGCGACCTCACAGATGCCGATGCGATGATCACCACCAATCTGCTCGGCCCGATCCGCATCGTCGATGCGCTGATCGATCATCTGGTGGCGCAGGAGGATGCCGCGATCGTGAACGTCACGTCGGGCCTGGCCTTCGTGCCGCTGATCGCGACGCCGACCTACAATGCCACAAAGGCGGCGATCCATTCCTACACCGTCGCGATGCGCGAGGCGCTGAAGGGCAAGGTCGAGGTGACCGAGCTGGCTCCGCCCGCAGTGCAGACCGGCCTCACGCCGGGGCAGGAATCGCGGCCGGGCTACCAGCCGCTCGATGAGTTCACCGACGAGGTGATGGCGCTGTTCGCCCAGGTGCCGACGCCGAAGGAGATCCTGGTCGAGCGCGTCGGCTTCCTCCGCTTCGCCGAGGCACAGGGCCGGTTCGACGAGACGGTGGTACAGCTGAACGACTTCGCGACGCGGGCGCGCGAAGGGTGATGCCATAAATCCTCCCCCGTCAGGGGGAGGTGGCACGCGTAGCGTGACGGAGGGGGCGGGCGGCGATGCCCTCGGAGGCGACACCGCATCCTCCCCCTCCGACGCCCCTCCCCCTGGCGGAGGAGGATTAGTGATCAGGCGACCGACAGGGCGACCTTCGCGCCGTTATGAGCGAGGTGCGAATAGGGGCAGACCACGTCGGCCTCGGCGACCAGCGCCTCCGCCGTCGCGCGATCGAGCGTCGGGATCGAGACGCTGAGCGCGATTTCCAGGCCGAAGCCCTTGCCGTCCTCGCGCGGGCCGATGCCGACCGTCGCGGTGACGGTGGTCGTGTCGTCGACCTTCAGCTTCTTCTGCCCGGCGACGAACTTCAGCGCGCCAATGAAGCAGGCCGAATAGCCGGCCGCGAAGAGCTGTTCCGGATTGGTGCCTTCGCCGCCATTGCCGCCCAGCTCCTTGGGGGTGTCGAGCGTGATCGACAGGCGACCGTCGGAAGATTTGGAAACGCCGGTGCGACCGCCGGTGGAGATGGCTTCGGCGCGATACAGGATGGTCATGGCGAAACTCCTATCTCATGCGCGATAATTATTATCGCGATAATCATTAGCTAGGCGCGGAGCGGCGGCTTGTAAAGAGAGAAATTTATCGCGATATGCTTTTGCGTGAAAATTTTTCGAGGACCGGAGTTTCGGCGATGAGCCACCATCCCCTGACGCTCGACGATCAGCTGTGTTTCGCGGTCTATTCGGCCGGGATCGCGATCAACCGCGCCTACCGCCCGTTGCTCGACGAGCTAGGCATCACCTACCCGCAATATCTCGTGCTGCTGGCGCTGTGGGAGCAGGACGGCCAGACGATCGGCGCGATCGCGGACCGGCTCGGGCTCGAATCGAGCACGATCACGCCGCTGGTGAAGCGGCTGGAGGTGGGCGGGCTGTTATCGCGCGAGCGTAACCCGTTGGACGAGCGGCAGGTGATCGTGCGGCTCACTGGAGAGGGCTGGGCGATGCGCGAGCGGAGCGTGTGCCTGGGCGAGCGGCTGCTGGAGAAATCCGGCATGACCATTGCCGGGCTGCAACGCCTTAACGCCGACGTGAAGGCGCTGAGGGACGCGATGGCGGAGTAGAAGACTCCCCTCCCGGAAAGGGAGGGGCGGTGGGGTGGGTTCGTTTCAGTATGAGGGTGCGCTCGCCACCGGCGAACCCACCCCTGACCCCTTCCCTTTCAGGGAGGGGGGATCGTCACGGCTTGTACGTCGCATCCGCCAGCGTCGCTTCGCCCTTGAGCGTCGCGTCGCCGGCATGCTTGCCGATCGCGACGGCATAGCGGCCTCCGGCGAGGTGCCAGTCGCGCGCCGCCTCATCCCAGGTCGAGAGCGTCCGGCGCTCGGCGGTGAGCGTTACGTGGCGGGTCTCGCCCGGCTTCAGCGTCACGCGCTCGAAACCGGCGAGGCGCGCCTGCGCGCCACCGGCCGGGGGCGTGACGTAAAGCTGGGGCACGTCGGCGCCCGCCACCTTGCCGCTGTTGGTGACGTCGAACGAGACGGTCAGCGTCGCACCGCCGGTCACCTTCAGATTGGCGTAAGCGAAGTGGGTGTAGGAGAGGCCGTAGCCGAACGGGAAGAGCGGCGTTTCCCCCTTTTTCGCGTACCAGCGATAGCCGACGTCGGCGCCTTCCGGATATTCCACGGGGAAGCTCTGCGCGGCACCGCCAGGGGATCCGGCGTTGGAGGCGGCGTCGTTCTTGGCGATGATGTCGAGGCCGACCGGTTCGGGCCGGGGGGCTTGGCGTGCCGCCTTGGGGAAGGTGATCGGCAGGCGGCCCGACGGGTTCACCTTGCCGAACAGGATGTTGGCGATCGCCTCGCCGCCCTTCTGGCCCGGATACCAGGCGGCGAGCACCGCCGGCACCTTGTTCAGCCAGGGCATCAGCACCGGGCCGCCGGTTTCCAGCACCACTGCCGTCTTCGGATTGGCGGCGGCTACCGCCTCGATCAGCGCATCCTGATCGTCGGGGAGGGCGAGGGTGGTGATGTCCTCCGCCTCGGTGCGCCACTGGGTCGCGAAGATCAGCGCGATGTCGGCCGACTTGGCCGCAGCAGCAGCGGCCGCAGGATCGCTGCCGTCGATATAGGTGACGGTCGCTTGCGGGTTCAACGCCTGCACGGCGCGCAGCGGCGACGAATTGTGCCACGTCGTGCGCGAGAAGGAGGCTGCGGGGCCGCCCTTCAGCGGGATCTCGATCGGCACGCCGCCGGTCGAGCGCACCTGTGAAGAGCCGCCGCCCGATAGCACGCCGACATCGGCATGGCCGCCGATGATCACGACCTTCTTCGCGGTCGCCGCCAGCGGCAGCACGTCGCCTTCGTTGCGCAGCAGGACGATACCTTCCTCGGCCGCCTTCTGCGCAATCAGCGCGTGCGCGTCGGTGTCGATCGGCTGGACGGTCTGCGGCGAGGGATCGTCGTACAGGCCGCTCTGGATCACGCCGGTGAGGATGTGCGTCACCATCGAATCGAGCCGCGCCTGCGGGACGGTGCCCTTGGCGATCGCCGCGCGCAATTTCTCGCGGAACCAGTCGCCGTCATCCAGCTCGGCGCCCGAATCCTGATCGAGACCGGCGTTTGCCGCCTTCTCGGTCGAGTGGACGGCACCCCAGTCGGACATCACGAAGCCCTTGTAGCCCCAGTCGCCGCGCAGCACGTTGGTGAGCGTCTCGTGGTTCTCGCAGCCATGATCGCCGTTGATGATGTTGTAGGAGCACATCACCGATCCGGGGCGGCCATTCTCGATGCCGATCTCGAAGGCGAGCAGGTCGCTTTCGTGCAGCGCCGCCTGCCCGATCCGCGCGTCGTAGACCATGCGGCCGGTCTCCTGCGCGTTCAGGACGTAATGCTTGATCGTCGAGACGATGTGGTTGCTCTCCACGCCCTTGATATGCGCGCCGACGAGGATGCCGGAGAGGAGCGGGTCCTCGCCCAGATATTCGAAATCGCGCCCGCCCCACGGATCACGGGTGAGATTGGTGCCGCCGGCCAGCAGCACGTTGAAGCGCTTGGCGCGCGCCTCCGCGCCGATCATCGCGCCGCCTTCATAGGCGACTTCCGGGTCGAAGCTGGCGGCGGTGGCGAGGCTGGCGGGCAGCGCAGTGGCGGTGTCGCCCTTGCGCTGCTCCACCTGGTTGGCGACGCCGAGGCTCGCGTCGCTTTCGCGGAGCGTCGGGATGCCGAGACGCGGGATGCCGACCATCTCGCCCGCCGACGGGATCATGTCGGTGGGCGCGCCCGGCTTGCCGGTGGCGAGCGGCGGGAACCAGGTGCGGACCAGTTGCAGCTTCTCGTCCTGCGTCATCGCCTTCACCAGCGCGGCGGCGCGCGCCTCGGGCGGGAGCGTGCGGTTGCTCCACGGCTGGGCAGGCGCCTTGGCGAGCGCCGAGGCGGAAAGGCCGAGCGCGATTCCCGCGAGCAGGGCGGAACGCAGGGCAGATCGGGTCACGCGCATAAAACCTCTCTCAATCCTTATGATATTGGTCGATCAGGGAACGATGGTCGGGAAGCGCCTGCAGGGCCTGCTGGGCTGCCTGGCGGACCTTGCCGAAGGCCGCCGCGGCGTCGCGGCCGTCGGCCGGGCTGGCGGCGAAAGCGCCCTTGCCGGCCTCGGTCTCGAAGCCCATGCCGTGCAGGATGAAGGCCCAGCTCGGCGGCAGGAACGTCTCGTAATCGAGCACGAAATCGAAGCGCGAGGGGACGCGGTGGCGCCATTGCGCCAGCTTGTCGCGCAGCCCCTCGGGCCAGCTCGCCGGATCGGTGTTGTCGCGCCAGTAGGCGGTGTCGGTGCGGCGGCTGACGCAATAATGGAGCTTGAGGAACTCGACGATCGAGCCGAAGCGCGCCGCCATGTGCCGGTTGAAGCTGCGTTCGGCACCCGCGCGCGCCTCCTTGTCGGCGGAACTGGCCAGCATCTCGGCAACCATCCGCGCGGCGACCTCGATCAGCATGATGCCAGTCGATTCCAGTGGCTCGAAAAAGCCGGCCGAAAGCCCGATCGCGACCGTGTTGCCGATCCACTGGCGCTCGCGATAGCCGGTGCGGAACTTGAGCCGGCGCGTATTCAGCGTCTCGCCCTGCGGCCCCGCATAGGCGCGGATCGTCCGCTCGGCCTCGTCGTCGGACAGGTGGCGGCTCGAATAGACGCAGCCGGTGCCGCGACGGGTCGGCAGCCCGATGTCCCAGATCCAGCCCGCGGCGTGCGCGGTGGCGCGGGTGTAGGGGGCGATCGGCTGGTCCAGCCGCGCGTCCGGAATCTGCATCGCGATCGCGCGATCGTTGAACAGCACGTCCTCGACCGAGCGGAAGGGCGAACCCAGCGTCTCGCCGATCAGCAGGCTGCGGAAGCCCGAACAGTCGATGAAGAAATTGCCGTCGATCGTCCGCCCGTCGGCCAGCGCCAGCGCGGCGATGTC encodes the following:
- a CDS encoding SDR family oxidoreductase, with amino-acid sequence MKSQGNTILITGGGSGIGEALAHRFHDAGNTVIVAGRRQDALDKAIAGRANMHALTLDVESAEGVADFAKRLLAAHPALNVVVNNAGIMRFEDVTKSRDLTDADAMITTNLLGPIRIVDALIDHLVAQEDAAIVNVTSGLAFVPLIATPTYNATKAAIHSYTVAMREALKGKVEVTELAPPAVQTGLTPGQESRPGYQPLDEFTDEVMALFAQVPTPKEILVERVGFLRFAEAQGRFDETVVQLNDFATRAREG
- a CDS encoding beta-glucosidase, producing MRVTRSALRSALLAGIALGLSASALAKAPAQPWSNRTLPPEARAAALVKAMTQDEKLQLVRTWFPPLATGKPGAPTDMIPSAGEMVGIPRLGIPTLRESDASLGVANQVEQRKGDTATALPASLATAASFDPEVAYEGGAMIGAEARAKRFNVLLAGGTNLTRDPWGGRDFEYLGEDPLLSGILVGAHIKGVESNHIVSTIKHYVLNAQETGRMVYDARIGQAALHESDLLAFEIGIENGRPGSVMCSYNIINGDHGCENHETLTNVLRGDWGYKGFVMSDWGAVHSTEKAANAGLDQDSGAELDDGDWFREKLRAAIAKGTVPQARLDSMVTHILTGVIQSGLYDDPSPQTVQPIDTDAHALIAQKAAEEGIVLLRNEGDVLPLAATAKKVVIIGGHADVGVLSGGGSSQVRSTGGVPIEIPLKGGPAASFSRTTWHNSSPLRAVQALNPQATVTYIDGSDPAAAAAAAKSADIALIFATQWRTEAEDITTLALPDDQDALIEAVAAANPKTAVVLETGGPVLMPWLNKVPAVLAAWYPGQKGGEAIANILFGKVNPSGRLPITFPKAARQAPRPEPVGLDIIAKNDAASNAGSPGGAAQSFPVEYPEGADVGYRWYAKKGETPLFPFGYGLSYTHFAYANLKVTGGATLTVSFDVTNSGKVAGADVPQLYVTPPAGGAQARLAGFERVTLKPGETRHVTLTAERRTLSTWDEAARDWHLAGGRYAVAIGKHAGDATLKGEATLADATYKP
- a CDS encoding MarR family winged helix-turn-helix transcriptional regulator, yielding MSHHPLTLDDQLCFAVYSAGIAINRAYRPLLDELGITYPQYLVLLALWEQDGQTIGAIADRLGLESSTITPLVKRLEVGGLLSRERNPLDERQVIVRLTGEGWAMRERSVCLGERLLEKSGMTIAGLQRLNADVKALRDAMAE
- a CDS encoding organic hydroperoxide resistance protein, with protein sequence MTILYRAEAISTGGRTGVSKSSDGRLSITLDTPKELGGNGGEGTNPEQLFAAGYSACFIGALKFVAGQKKLKVDDTTTVTATVGIGPREDGKGFGLEIALSVSIPTLDRATAEALVAEADVVCPYSHLAHNGAKVALSVA
- a CDS encoding winged helix-turn-helix transcriptional regulator: MSSLPFDDATIRRARRIAENTPPAECDPRVEALVNDLIGRVADKWTMIILEALTEHEELRFTQLGRQVPGISQKMLTQTLRQMERDGMVTRTVHPVIPPRVDYRLTDLGQSLGAAFCGVWIWAEDNLTRVEAARAAFDNR
- the glmS gene encoding glutamine--fructose-6-phosphate transaminase (isomerizing) → MCGIIGILGTEAVAPRLLAGLRRLEYRGYDSAGIATDHDGVIDRRRAAGKLDNLARVLDEQPLPGTTGIAHTRWATHGAPTEDNAHPHATEEVAVVHNGIIENFKSLRDELIGRGRVFKSQTDTEVVCHLVSEQVENGLDPVEAVRVTLKRLHGAFALAILFRSNPDLLIGARLGSPLVVGFGETESYLGSDALALAPLTQRICYLEEGDWCVLTRDGTVVYDRDDKEVTRPIVISGANDVTISKGNHRHFMLKEIYEQPIVVAQTLRSYLRRLDGELAMPAQDFDLASVKRVTIVACGTSYYAGCVAKYWFEQFARVPVDIDVASEFRYREPVMEEGGLALFISQSGETADTLAALRHARASGQKIAVVVNVPTSTMAREADLLLPTHAGPEIGVASTKAFTCQLAVLAAFAANLARAKGRLSRDEEKALVRHLSETPAALNGALAYDEAIEQVAQGIAKARDVLYLGRGPDYPLALEGALKLKEISYIHAEGYAAGEMKHGPIALIDENVPVIVLAPSGPLFEKTVSNMQEVQARGGQVVLISDYDGIQQAGEGCIATITMPKVHPLIAPLVYAIPVQLLAYHVAVAKGTDVDQPRNLAKSVTVE
- a CDS encoding bestrophin family protein, translating into MIVSRTPRIRQTLFRAWRVLAALFLWDVAVTVFYFLSPFEAPALPLALFGTVMALFLGFRDNSAYQRWWEGRVLWGAMINASRSLTRGVLAFLPDDDPSAFTLKHIIVRRQIAFVQVLRCQLRRQNPAAEAVRVLGEAAAALVLDRANVANAIHDGTSKLIAEARREGMIDSIQQTQLESVMVDISNAQGGMERLKNTPLPAQYRSYPAFFTRLFCVLLPIGLVEALGMATPIGSSLVGLAFLVALQIGDDLVDPFADSVHDVPLTAMTRTIEIDLLQSLGKEAPKPVTPANGVLW
- the gph gene encoding phosphoglycolate phosphatase (PGP is an essential enzyme in the glycolate salvage pathway in higher organisms (photorespiration in plants). Phosphoglycolate results from the oxidase activity of RubisCO in the Calvin cycle when concentrations of carbon dioxide are low relative to oxygen. This enzyme is a member of the Haloacid Dehalogenase (HAD) superfamily of aspartate-nucleophile hydrolase enzymes (PF00702).), with protein sequence MATHRFRTVVFDLDGTLADTAPDLTAALNHAMTEMGRDPIPAEDVRHMVGHGARALLRKGLAATGEVSEELVEQGFPLFIAYYEAHIADHSKPFEGVEETLAALEADGVTIAICTNKLEGLTHQFLKAMGWESRFAAVVGGDTLEVRKPDPAPLFAAIERSGGEGPAAFIGDSITDTDTAKAAGIPCVALSFGFHDRPPEELGADRLIDHWNELIPALATL
- the glmU gene encoding bifunctional UDP-N-acetylglucosamine diphosphorylase/glucosamine-1-phosphate N-acetyltransferase GlmU translates to MTELTAPAPFAAIVLAAGKGTRMKSDTHKVLHPIAGRPMLSHLLASVETLGPVAEVIVVGHGREQIEKAVEARGARVATQEPQLGTGHAVQQAEDALEGFEGDILILYGDVPMVPAETMARMLERLHADDAPAVVVLGFRPPVPGAYGRVIADENGAIAKMVEAKDASPEEYAVTLCNSGLMAVRAADLWPLLARVGNDNAAGEYYLVDIVNLAQADGRKSAVIETEAWEVAGVNSRAELAGVEAEWQQRRRVQAMADGVTLIAPETVWFAYDTVVGRDVTIEQNVVFAPGVKVADGAVIRAFSHLEKAEIGAGALIGPYARLRPGARIGAKAHIGNFVEVKNVTVGEGAKANHLAYLGDGEVGAGANIGAGTIFCNYDGFLKYRTIVGEGAFVGSNSALVAPVTIGKGAIVAAGSVVTRDVAPDALALVRPVQEEKPGWATRFRARMSERKKAGV